In a single window of the Prochlorococcus marinus str. AS9601 genome:
- a CDS encoding 2-isopropylmalate synthase, which produces MSKDPGRILIFDTTLRDGEQSPGASLNLEEKLAIAHQLARLGVDVIEAGFPFASPGDFKAVNKIANAVGKENGPIICGLARASKGDIKACYEAVSPAPKKRIHTFIATSDIHLKHKLKKSRKDVLQIVPEMVNYAKSLVDDIEFSCEDASRSDPDFLYEVIQLAISAGATTINIPDTVGFTTPSEFGNLIADINKNVPNINEAVISVHGHNDLGLAVANFLEAVKNGARQLECTINGIGERAGNASLEELVMALHVRKSFFNSFFKRNPDSPTPLTAIRTEEITKTSRLVSNLTGMTVQPNKAIVGANAFAHESGIHQDGVLKNRLTYEIIDAKTVGLSDNKISLGKLSGRSAVRARLEEMGYDLSREDLNDAFARFKDLADRKREITDRDLEAIVSEQVQLPEAKFQLSLVQVSCGNASKPTATISLLNTEDNTEDTAVSIGTGPVDAVCEALNKLAKVPNELIEFSVKSVTEGIDALGEVTIRIRRDNKIYSGHSADTDVVVAAANAYVNALNRLVFSEKKNSIHPQFDSLENSTNTFLSNNAN; this is translated from the coding sequence ATGTCAAAAGATCCTGGAAGAATTTTGATATTTGATACAACTCTTCGAGATGGAGAGCAATCTCCTGGTGCCAGTTTAAATCTTGAAGAAAAACTTGCTATCGCCCATCAATTGGCAAGATTAGGGGTGGATGTTATCGAGGCTGGATTCCCTTTCGCAAGTCCTGGAGATTTTAAAGCTGTTAATAAAATTGCCAATGCCGTAGGGAAAGAAAATGGCCCTATAATATGTGGTTTGGCCAGAGCCTCAAAAGGGGATATAAAAGCATGTTATGAAGCAGTAAGTCCAGCGCCAAAAAAAAGAATACATACTTTTATTGCGACAAGTGATATTCATCTTAAACATAAACTTAAAAAATCCAGAAAAGATGTTCTGCAAATAGTCCCAGAAATGGTTAACTATGCAAAATCATTGGTCGATGATATTGAGTTTTCTTGTGAAGACGCCTCAAGGAGTGATCCTGATTTTTTATATGAAGTGATCCAACTAGCAATTTCAGCAGGGGCGACAACGATAAATATACCTGATACTGTTGGATTCACAACCCCAAGTGAATTTGGCAACCTAATTGCAGATATAAATAAAAATGTTCCAAATATTAATGAGGCAGTAATCTCGGTTCATGGTCATAATGATTTAGGTTTAGCAGTAGCTAATTTTCTTGAGGCAGTAAAAAATGGAGCAAGACAATTGGAATGTACCATTAATGGAATTGGAGAAAGAGCCGGGAATGCCTCCCTTGAGGAATTAGTAATGGCACTGCACGTTAGAAAAAGTTTTTTTAATAGTTTTTTCAAAAGAAATCCAGATTCACCAACTCCTCTTACAGCAATAAGAACAGAAGAAATAACAAAAACCTCTAGACTTGTTTCCAACCTAACTGGAATGACAGTACAACCTAATAAAGCAATTGTGGGAGCTAACGCTTTTGCACACGAGTCAGGCATTCATCAGGATGGGGTTTTAAAAAATAGACTAACTTACGAAATTATCGATGCAAAAACTGTTGGTTTGAGTGACAACAAAATATCTTTGGGGAAGCTTAGTGGAAGAAGTGCAGTAAGAGCGAGATTAGAAGAGATGGGGTATGATTTGAGCCGAGAAGATTTAAATGATGCTTTTGCTCGTTTTAAGGATTTAGCTGACAGGAAAAGAGAAATTACTGATAGAGATTTAGAGGCAATTGTTAGTGAACAAGTTCAGCTTCCTGAAGCTAAATTTCAATTAAGTCTTGTCCAAGTAAGTTGCGGTAACGCGTCTAAACCTACTGCCACAATATCGCTTCTAAACACGGAAGATAATACTGAGGATACCGCCGTATCAATAGGGACTGGCCCCGTTGATGCTGTATGCGAGGCTTTAAACAAATTAGCTAAAGTTCCTAATGAATTGATTGAATTTTCTGTTAAGTCGGTAACAGAAGGAATTGACGCTTTGGGAGAAGTAACAATAAGAATAAGAAGGGATAATAAAATATATTCTGGTCATTCTGCTGATACTGATGTTGTAGTTGCCGCAGCAAATGCTTACGTTAATGCCTTAAATAGGCTTGTATTTTCTGAGAAAAAAAATTCAATCCACCCACAATTTGATAGTTTAGAAAATTCAACTAATACATTTCTATCCAATAATGCAAATTAA
- a CDS encoding GuaB3 family IMP dehydrogenase-related protein, with product MNIELGLNKKVRRAYGIDEIALVPGNRTLDYDLTDPSWSIGDIKREVPIVASAMDSVVDVDTAVELTKLGCLGVINMEGIQTRYENPDEILNQIASVGKNDFVPLMQKIYSEPVKEELILQRINEVKEGGGIAAFSGTPQAAIRFKEILNNSKIDLFFLQGTVVSTEHLGMEGKETLNIKDLCQSMNAPVVAGNCVTYEVAKLLMDSGVAGLMVGIGPGAACTSRGVLGIGIPQATAIADCSAARNDYFKETGRYVPIIGDGGIVTGGDICKCLACGSDAVMIGSPVAKSSNAPGKGFHWGMATPSPVLPRGTRIEVGSTGSLERIIKGPALLDDGTHNLLGAIRTSMSTLGAKNIKEMQKVEIVIAPSLLTEGKVYQKAQQLGMGK from the coding sequence GTGAATATTGAACTTGGTCTAAATAAAAAAGTCAGAAGGGCTTATGGCATTGATGAAATAGCTTTAGTCCCTGGTAATAGAACTCTTGATTATGATTTAACTGATCCTTCTTGGTCAATAGGTGATATCAAAAGAGAAGTTCCGATCGTAGCTAGTGCTATGGACAGTGTTGTGGATGTTGATACGGCTGTAGAACTCACGAAATTAGGTTGTCTAGGGGTTATTAATATGGAGGGCATACAGACAAGATATGAAAACCCTGATGAAATATTAAACCAAATAGCATCAGTCGGGAAGAATGATTTTGTTCCGTTAATGCAGAAGATTTACAGTGAACCAGTCAAGGAGGAATTGATTTTACAAAGAATAAATGAGGTCAAAGAAGGAGGAGGCATCGCTGCTTTTAGTGGGACTCCACAAGCCGCTATTAGGTTTAAAGAAATACTTAATAATTCCAAAATAGATTTATTTTTTCTTCAAGGAACAGTTGTTTCAACTGAACATCTTGGTATGGAAGGTAAGGAAACCTTAAATATTAAAGATCTCTGCCAATCTATGAATGCCCCAGTTGTAGCCGGAAATTGTGTTACTTATGAAGTTGCAAAACTTCTCATGGACTCTGGAGTTGCAGGATTAATGGTTGGGATAGGACCTGGAGCGGCATGTACATCAAGAGGAGTATTAGGAATTGGAATCCCTCAAGCAACTGCAATTGCTGATTGTAGTGCGGCAAGAAATGATTACTTTAAAGAAACTGGTCGTTATGTTCCTATTATTGGTGATGGAGGAATTGTGACGGGCGGAGATATCTGTAAATGTTTAGCATGTGGATCAGATGCTGTAATGATTGGATCCCCAGTAGCTAAATCCTCAAACGCTCCAGGTAAAGGATTTCACTGGGGTATGGCTACTCCAAGTCCAGTATTGCCAAGGGGTACAAGAATTGAAGTTGGTTCTACAGGATCCTTAGAAAGGATAATTAAAGGCCCTGCCTTACTTGATGATGGGACACATAACTTATTAGGAGCCATTAGAACATCAATGAGTACTCTTGGAGCAAAAAATATTAAAGAAATGCAAAAAGTTGAAATAGTTATCGCACCATCTCTTCTTACAGAGGGTAAGGTTTATCAAAAAGCTCAGCAGCTTGGGATGGGTAAGTAA
- the trxA gene encoding thioredoxin: MSSAPAVTDSSFDKDVLQSDLPVLVDFWAPWCGPCRMVAPVVEEISKDFEGKIKVFKLNTDENPNVASQYGIRSIPTLMIFKGGQKVDTVVGAVPKATLSSTLTKHL, encoded by the coding sequence ATGTCATCAGCTCCAGCCGTAACTGATTCTTCATTTGACAAGGATGTACTGCAAAGTGATCTACCAGTATTGGTTGATTTTTGGGCACCATGGTGCGGTCCATGTAGGATGGTTGCACCAGTTGTAGAAGAAATCTCAAAAGACTTTGAAGGGAAAATTAAAGTTTTTAAATTAAACACAGATGAGAATCCAAATGTAGCAAGTCAATACGGAATTAGAAGTATCCCTACCTTGATGATTTTTAAAGGAGGTCAAAAGGTTGATACCGTTGTTGGTGCTGTGCCAAAAGCAACTCTTTCGAGCACTTTAACTAAGCATTTATAA
- the hisH gene encoding imidazole glycerol phosphate synthase subunit HisH, translated as MHKIGLIDYGMGNIHSVTKSLESLGEEIILIKNFNDSKLCKAIILPGVGAFDPAMNNLINTDLINDLKNWIKSGKSFFGICLGLQLLFESSDEGKVQGLGILKGKIQKIPNIVNQRIPHMGWCQLIPTKKNTLFGIEELNNWVYFVHSYHAIPDDLNIIAAQVDYGPEKLTAMIENDNLLACQFHPEKSGKTGEKLLRRWLSNIQ; from the coding sequence TTGCATAAAATCGGACTAATAGACTATGGAATGGGTAATATTCATTCTGTAACGAAATCTCTAGAAAGTCTTGGAGAAGAAATTATATTAATTAAAAACTTTAATGATTCTAAGCTTTGTAAGGCGATAATACTTCCTGGGGTTGGAGCATTTGATCCAGCGATGAATAATCTCATAAATACTGATTTGATAAATGATTTGAAAAATTGGATTAAAAGTGGGAAGTCCTTTTTTGGGATATGTTTAGGTCTCCAACTCCTTTTTGAATCTAGTGATGAAGGAAAAGTTCAAGGGCTTGGAATTTTAAAAGGAAAAATACAAAAAATACCCAATATTGTTAACCAAAGAATCCCACACATGGGTTGGTGCCAACTTATACCTACAAAAAAAAATACTCTTTTTGGGATTGAAGAATTAAATAATTGGGTCTATTTTGTACATTCCTATCATGCAATCCCAGATGACTTAAATATTATTGCAGCTCAGGTTGATTATGGCCCTGAAAAATTAACTGCAATGATCGAGAATGATAATTTATTAGCCTGTCAATTTCATCCGGAAAAATCTGGAAAAACCGGAGAAAAACTTTTGAGACGATGGCTTAGCAATATTCAATAA
- the petG gene encoding cytochrome b6-f complex subunit V produces the protein MIEPLLCGIVLGLVPITLLGLFVSAWNQYRRGSGMLDID, from the coding sequence ATGATCGAGCCTCTTCTATGTGGAATTGTTTTAGGGTTAGTTCCAATAACTCTTCTTGGATTATTCGTAAGTGCATGGAATCAATACAGAAGAGGTTCAGGAATGCTGGACATTGATTAA
- the crtL gene encoding lycopene beta cyclase, producing MEILDILILGSGPAALCLASELAKQDLSIKGISTKSPNEKWENTYGIWASELEELGLESLLSHRWCKTVSFFGNGENKKGDNPTKHNYDYGLINQEAFQNELLKKCKGIEWLNETAKDIKEKNKISEVICSSGLRIKARLVIDASGHKSNFVKRPVQNEIAQQAAYGIVGKFSSPPVKKEQFVLMDFRPNHLNNEEKLSSPSFLYAMDLGNETFFVEETSLASYPALSQDNLKKRLFKRLNNKGIEVSEVFHEENCLFPMNLPLPFKKQFVLGFGGSASMVHPASGYMIGSLLRRAPLLAEKLAIFLKEPNLSSLELATKGWGVLWPYELTQRHKLYQYGLRRLMSFDESKLRSFFSNFFKLSTNEWVGFLTNTLPLPKLIYVMSKMFINSPLKVKLGMLKLN from the coding sequence ATGGAAATACTTGATATTTTAATTTTAGGTTCCGGGCCTGCAGCACTGTGCTTAGCTTCAGAATTAGCCAAGCAAGATCTTAGTATAAAGGGAATATCAACTAAATCTCCAAATGAAAAATGGGAGAATACATATGGAATTTGGGCATCTGAATTAGAGGAATTAGGATTAGAGTCATTGTTATCTCATCGGTGGTGTAAAACAGTTAGTTTTTTTGGAAACGGGGAAAATAAAAAGGGAGATAATCCAACAAAACATAATTATGATTATGGTTTAATAAATCAAGAAGCTTTTCAAAATGAACTTTTAAAAAAGTGCAAAGGGATTGAATGGTTGAATGAAACGGCAAAAGATATTAAAGAGAAAAATAAAATATCTGAGGTTATTTGTTCTTCAGGACTAAGAATAAAGGCGAGGTTAGTCATTGACGCAAGTGGTCATAAGAGTAATTTTGTAAAAAGACCCGTACAAAATGAAATCGCTCAACAAGCTGCATATGGAATTGTCGGTAAATTTTCATCCCCACCAGTCAAAAAAGAACAGTTTGTTTTAATGGATTTTCGTCCAAATCATTTAAACAATGAAGAAAAGTTATCATCACCATCCTTTCTCTATGCAATGGATCTTGGAAATGAAACTTTTTTTGTTGAGGAAACATCATTAGCTAGTTATCCTGCACTATCCCAAGATAATCTAAAAAAAAGACTTTTCAAAAGACTTAATAATAAGGGTATTGAGGTGAGTGAAGTTTTTCATGAAGAGAATTGCCTTTTTCCAATGAATTTACCCCTCCCATTTAAAAAACAATTTGTTCTTGGTTTTGGAGGTTCAGCAAGCATGGTGCATCCTGCATCAGGATACATGATCGGATCTTTATTAAGGAGAGCTCCACTACTCGCAGAAAAATTGGCGATCTTTTTAAAAGAACCTAATCTAAGTTCTCTTGAACTAGCGACAAAAGGATGGGGGGTCCTTTGGCCTTACGAGTTAACACAAAGGCATAAACTTTACCAATATGGTTTAAGAAGATTGATGAGTTTTGACGAAAGTAAATTAAGAAGCTTTTTCTCAAATTTCTTTAAATTATCGACCAATGAATGGGTAGGATTTCTTACTAATACACTTCCTCTTCCAAAACTTATTTATGTGATGAGTAAAATGTTTATAAATTCACCTCTAAAGGTAAAACTAGGAATGCTTAAATTAAATTAG
- the gyrA gene encoding DNA gyrase subunit A produces MSDILDSDNSGLSEDNDRIIQTDLRNEMSRSYLEYAMSVIVGRALPDARDGLKPVHRRILYAMYELGLTSGRPYRKCARVVGEVLGKYHPHGDTAVYDALVRMAQDFSMRMPLIDGHGNFGSVDNDPPAAMRYTESRLQSLTDESLLEDIESETVDFADNFDGSQQEPTVLPARIPQLLLNGSSGIAVGMATNIPPHNLGELINGLKSIIKNPSLEDRELFEIIKGPDFPTGGQILGRDGIKETFKTGRGSITMRGVANIEQIKSTSRAEKDAVIITELPFQTNKAALIERIADLVNEKKLEGISDIRDESDRDGMRIVIELKRDAYPQVVLNNLFKLTPLQNNFSANILALVKGEPTTLSLRKMLDVFLDFRVETIRRRTGFLLKKAEERDHIVNGLLLALGAMDEIINLIRSAKDTVSARENLQADHELSATQAEAILQMQLRRLTALEADKIKGEHDELTRKINLYKQILNSKERIFEIILEELNKIDERFSSPRKTEILDLGGGLDDIDLIANDRSVVLLTEAGYLKRMPVNEFESTSRGSRGKAGTKTQEDDEVKLFISCNDHDTLLLFSDRGVSYALPAYRVPMSSRTAKGTPSVQLLPIPREEKITSLVAVDSFDNDCYLLMLTKAGFIKRTSLSAFSKIRSNGLIAINLEDGDALTWVRLSREGDSVLIGSRTGMAIHFRLDINELRPLGRTARGVKSMNLRKGDNLVSMDVLTSDLVDQLAKSEDITKESDENLEVNSSEGPWVLIASAFGLGKRVPVTQFRLQKRAGMGLRAIKFRIKDDVLVCLKVLGEGEELLFVTEKGVIVRTNADKISQQSRAATGVKLQRLDMGDHLSEVVLVPHEQTEEADQSNSDKEN; encoded by the coding sequence ATGTCTGATATTTTAGATTCTGATAACTCAGGTTTAAGCGAAGATAACGACCGAATTATTCAGACTGACCTAAGAAATGAGATGTCTCGCTCATACCTTGAGTATGCAATGAGCGTAATAGTTGGTCGTGCTCTTCCAGATGCAAGAGATGGATTAAAACCTGTTCATAGAAGGATTCTTTATGCAATGTATGAACTTGGTTTAACTAGCGGAAGACCATATAGAAAATGTGCAAGAGTTGTAGGAGAAGTACTAGGTAAGTACCACCCTCATGGCGATACTGCTGTTTATGATGCTTTGGTTAGGATGGCTCAGGATTTCTCGATGAGGATGCCACTCATAGATGGCCATGGAAACTTTGGTTCTGTTGATAACGACCCTCCAGCAGCAATGAGATATACAGAATCTCGTTTGCAGTCTCTTACAGATGAAAGTTTATTAGAGGATATTGAATCTGAAACTGTAGATTTCGCCGATAATTTTGATGGCTCTCAGCAAGAGCCAACAGTTTTGCCTGCTAGGATTCCTCAACTACTTCTAAATGGATCATCTGGAATAGCAGTAGGAATGGCAACTAATATCCCACCTCATAACTTAGGGGAATTAATTAATGGTCTTAAATCAATAATCAAAAACCCTTCACTTGAAGATAGAGAACTTTTTGAAATAATTAAGGGTCCTGATTTTCCTACAGGTGGTCAAATCTTAGGCAGAGACGGTATCAAAGAAACTTTCAAAACAGGAAGGGGTTCAATAACTATGAGAGGTGTAGCAAATATTGAGCAAATTAAATCTACTAGTAGAGCAGAAAAAGATGCAGTAATAATTACAGAGCTTCCATTTCAAACAAATAAAGCAGCATTGATAGAAAGAATTGCTGATTTGGTTAATGAAAAAAAATTAGAAGGTATTTCTGATATTAGAGATGAAAGTGATCGAGACGGAATGAGGATTGTTATTGAACTAAAAAGAGATGCCTACCCACAAGTAGTTTTAAATAATCTATTTAAGTTAACACCTCTACAGAATAACTTTAGTGCAAATATACTTGCTTTAGTAAAAGGAGAGCCCACAACACTTTCTCTCAGGAAAATGTTAGATGTATTTCTAGACTTTAGAGTAGAGACAATAAGGCGAAGAACAGGATTTTTATTGAAAAAGGCTGAAGAGAGGGATCATATAGTAAACGGTCTTTTATTAGCATTGGGTGCTATGGATGAGATAATTAATCTAATAAGATCAGCAAAAGATACAGTTTCAGCCAGAGAAAATTTACAAGCTGATCATGAGTTATCTGCCACACAGGCAGAAGCTATTTTACAAATGCAATTAAGAAGATTAACAGCACTAGAAGCAGATAAAATCAAAGGAGAACATGATGAGTTAACCAGAAAAATCAACTTATATAAGCAAATATTGAATAGTAAAGAAAGAATATTTGAAATTATTCTAGAAGAACTTAATAAAATCGATGAAAGATTTTCCTCTCCAAGAAAAACAGAAATACTTGATTTGGGCGGTGGTCTAGATGATATTGATCTTATTGCTAATGACAGATCTGTAGTTTTATTGACTGAAGCGGGTTATTTAAAAAGAATGCCTGTTAATGAATTCGAATCTACAAGTCGTGGGTCTAGAGGTAAAGCTGGAACAAAGACACAAGAAGATGATGAAGTAAAACTATTTATAAGTTGTAATGATCATGATACTCTTTTGCTTTTCAGTGATAGAGGTGTATCTTATGCTTTACCAGCATATAGAGTTCCCATGAGTAGCAGAACAGCTAAAGGTACTCCATCAGTTCAACTTCTCCCAATACCAAGAGAAGAAAAGATAACCTCGCTAGTTGCAGTAGATTCTTTTGATAACGATTGTTATCTGTTAATGCTAACCAAGGCTGGATTTATAAAAAGAACTTCACTTTCTGCTTTCTCAAAAATTCGATCTAATGGATTAATAGCAATAAATCTTGAGGATGGAGATGCTTTAACTTGGGTTAGGTTATCCAGAGAAGGTGACAGTGTTTTAATTGGATCAAGAACAGGAATGGCGATCCATTTCAGACTAGATATTAACGAATTAAGGCCACTTGGCAGGACGGCAAGGGGGGTTAAATCAATGAACCTTAGGAAAGGCGATAATCTAGTATCTATGGATGTTTTAACATCTGATTTAGTTGATCAATTAGCTAAAAGTGAAGATATTACGAAAGAGTCTGATGAAAATCTTGAAGTCAACTCTTCAGAGGGTCCTTGGGTTCTAATAGCCAGTGCATTTGGACTAGGTAAAAGAGTACCTGTAACTCAGTTTAGATTACAAAAAAGAGCTGGCATGGGATTGAGAGCAATAAAATTCAGAATTAAAGACGATGTATTAGTTTGTTTGAAGGTTCTTGGAGAAGGGGAAGAATTACTTTTTGTGACCGAAAAAGGTGTTATTGTTAGAACAAACGCAGATAAAATATCCCAGCAATCCAGAGCCGCTACTGGAGTAAAATTACAAAGATTAGATATGGGCGATCATTTATCAGAAGTTGTATTGGTTCCTCATGAACAAACAGAAGAAGCAGACCAATCCAACTCAGACAAAGAAAATTAA
- a CDS encoding glycoside hydrolase family 57 protein, which produces MNGQYSPKNVLGQLAIVLHAHLPYVRKNEKNSLEEDWLFQAILECYVPLLQSIESSKKENPENTKLTISLSPTLLSLLNNKQIQETFPSWIKTRNDFLNELPIEEKNASAFLIKNLNEKYSYWQNCSGNLIEKFRVLNNSGNLDILTCAATHGYLPILRENPETVKGQINTAIRSHKNIFGTKPLGIWLPECAYYENLDEILINSGIRYAILDGHGILNATPRPRYGVYAPICSRKGVAFFGRDSESTLPVWSAKDGFPGDKVYREFHKDLGWELPISKLQKKGISTKRPLGLKFHKITDDKVPLGEKAFYLENEAKKKAAEHADDYLLARSKQLEKLILSSSFKPLLVAPFDAELFGHWWYEGPFFIENILKNSSKYSIKLTNLKEFLLQKPKLQICDPSPSSWGQGGYHNYWINDANAWIVPEITKAGSTFVDLCSKNFNNDLSTRLFKQAARELLLSESSDWSFILRAGTTTELAKERIERHLFRFWKIVEMIKNHSNINLKFLEDIEEEDKVFPDINIDDWRK; this is translated from the coding sequence ATGAATGGGCAATACTCCCCAAAAAATGTTTTAGGTCAGTTAGCGATAGTTTTACATGCTCATCTACCTTATGTCAGAAAAAATGAAAAGAATTCCTTAGAAGAGGATTGGTTATTTCAGGCAATTTTGGAATGTTATGTACCACTACTTCAATCAATAGAATCTTCCAAAAAAGAAAATCCTGAAAATACAAAACTTACTATTAGTTTGTCTCCAACTTTATTATCACTTCTAAATAATAAACAAATTCAAGAAACTTTCCCAAGCTGGATTAAAACAAGGAATGATTTCTTAAACGAACTACCAATAGAAGAAAAAAATGCCTCTGCATTTTTAATTAAGAATCTCAATGAAAAATACTCATATTGGCAAAATTGTTCTGGAAATTTAATTGAGAAGTTTAGGGTCTTAAATAACTCTGGAAATTTGGATATTCTTACTTGTGCGGCTACTCATGGATATTTGCCGATTCTAAGGGAGAATCCTGAAACTGTTAAAGGCCAAATTAATACTGCAATAAGGAGCCATAAAAATATTTTTGGAACAAAGCCTTTAGGTATTTGGTTACCTGAATGCGCTTATTATGAGAATTTAGACGAAATACTAATTAATTCCGGAATAAGATATGCAATCTTAGACGGTCATGGGATTCTTAATGCGACACCAAGGCCTAGGTATGGGGTGTACGCCCCAATCTGCTCGAGAAAAGGAGTTGCCTTCTTCGGAAGAGATAGTGAGTCAACATTGCCCGTTTGGTCTGCTAAGGATGGATTCCCGGGAGATAAAGTTTATAGAGAATTTCATAAAGATTTGGGATGGGAATTGCCTATCTCTAAACTCCAAAAGAAAGGTATTTCAACTAAAAGACCTTTGGGTTTGAAGTTTCATAAGATTACAGATGATAAGGTACCCCTAGGGGAAAAGGCGTTTTACTTAGAAAATGAAGCCAAAAAGAAGGCTGCAGAACATGCTGATGATTATCTTCTCGCGAGATCCAAACAATTAGAAAAATTAATATTATCCTCTTCCTTCAAGCCCTTATTGGTAGCTCCATTTGATGCAGAGTTATTTGGTCATTGGTGGTATGAAGGGCCTTTTTTTATTGAAAATATTTTAAAGAACTCTAGTAAATATTCAATTAAGCTTACAAATTTAAAAGAATTTTTACTTCAAAAGCCAAAACTTCAGATTTGCGATCCATCACCATCAAGCTGGGGACAAGGAGGTTACCACAACTACTGGATTAATGATGCAAATGCATGGATTGTCCCAGAGATCACAAAAGCAGGCTCAACTTTTGTTGATTTATGCTCGAAAAATTTCAATAATGACTTGTCCACAAGACTTTTCAAGCAAGCAGCAAGAGAATTACTTCTCTCTGAGTCTTCTGATTGGAGTTTTATCCTAAGAGCTGGAACTACAACTGAGCTTGCAAAAGAGAGGATAGAAAGACACTTGTTTAGATTCTGGAAAATAGTTGAAATGATTAAAAATCATTCCAATATTAATTTAAAATTTCTTGAAGATATCGAGGAAGAAGATAAAGTTTTTCCAGATATTAATATTGATGATTGGCGAAAATAA
- the rsmD gene encoding 16S rRNA (guanine(966)-N(2))-methyltransferase RsmD, which produces MKTNLRLIGGKKLQSPNNSNTRPTTLRVREAIFNILNKRVENSNWLDLFSGTGTISCEAYNHGASKILAIEKNKINSKICLENLLSLENIENRRNDIEVICKDVVKWTKPNYERNLSSKNMDLNKLKFDFVYLDPPYDVDFHELVLNQLFNCNFLKKDSTVICEHSPKLFIKKSTLWETIDVRDYGQSRLTFLINVQHS; this is translated from the coding sequence ATGAAGACAAACTTAAGATTAATAGGTGGTAAAAAACTCCAAAGTCCAAATAATTCCAATACCAGACCTACAACTTTGAGAGTAAGAGAGGCTATATTTAATATATTGAATAAAAGAGTTGAAAATAGTAACTGGTTAGATTTATTTAGTGGAACAGGGACCATATCTTGTGAAGCCTATAATCATGGGGCAAGCAAAATACTTGCAATTGAAAAAAACAAAATCAACTCAAAAATATGCTTAGAAAATTTACTCTCGTTGGAGAATATAGAGAATAGGAGAAATGATATAGAAGTTATTTGTAAAGACGTTGTGAAATGGACAAAACCAAATTATGAGAGAAACTTATCATCTAAAAATATGGATTTAAACAAATTAAAATTTGATTTTGTTTATCTAGATCCTCCATATGATGTGGATTTCCATGAATTAGTTTTAAATCAATTATTTAATTGTAATTTTTTAAAAAAAGATTCAACTGTTATTTGTGAACATTCTCCAAAACTTTTTATTAAAAAAAGTACTTTGTGGGAAACTATAGATGTAAGAGATTATGGGCAGTCAAGATTAACATTTTTAATCAATGTCCAGCATTCCTGA